A window of Enoplosus armatus isolate fEnoArm2 chromosome 3, fEnoArm2.hap1, whole genome shotgun sequence contains these coding sequences:
- the cbfa2t2 gene encoding protein CBFA2T2 isoform X2, with the protein MPGSPVDAKTHSRSAPSSSSASSTMPPLPSVNPSGPRPASFSTTALTNGNHHSPPTLNAVPSPPQRYSNGPSSSSSSSLANQQLPATCGARQLSKLKRFLTTLQQFGNDISPEIGDSVRSLVLALVNSTVTIEEFHSRLQEATNFPLRPFVIPFLKANLPLLQRELLHCARAAKQTPAQYLSQHEHLLLSTTMASSPDSSELLMEPPDAVTKRHSPSRGKENGFHERPPVAMEPAAKRICTISPAPRHSPAHPLPLNTQLHPTPPPLQHYALDDIAAPHILHREHSQRMLEIRELKDRPRLPGTNGGYREEPVDHRLTDREWADEWRHLDHVLNCIVDMVEKTRRSVSVLRRCQESDREELNYWRRRSSEQEDARKGGSGSAPFSKTHSPHSAEPGGGDSQRDFAPRPGSAYVTDEIWRKAEEAVNEVKRQAMDEVQKAVAEAEQKAFEMIAAERAKMEKTLTEAKRKAQEDAIMVINEQEDSSECCWNCGRKASETCSGCNAARYCGSFCQHKDWERHHLICSPGLQAQPKPVSAITASRVAAVATAAAAAAGVSPVGLAGVKVPDSVPSVSSPGGEKASVASRSSTPSTPALAPETNGH; encoded by the exons ATGCCCGGTTCTCCTGTGGATGCTAAGACTCATTCCAGATCAgcccccagcagcagcagcgccagcTCCACTATGCCACCCCTGCCTTCTGTCAACCCCAGCGGCCCTCGCCCGGCCTCCTTTTCCACCACAGCAT TGACCAATGGGAATCATCATTCCCCACCAACCCTTAATGCCGTGCCATCTCCACCGCAGCGTTACAGCAACGgaccatcctcttcctcttcctcatcgcTGGCTAACCAGCAGCTGCCGGCCACCTGTGGGGCTCGCCAGCTGAGCAAGCTGAAGCGTTTCCTGACCACGCTGCAGCAGTTTGGCAACGACATCTCTCCTGAGATTGGAGACAGCGTCCGAAGCCTAGTTTTGGCCCTCGTG AATTCGACAGTTACCATTGAGGAGTTCCATTCACGGCTTCAGGAGGCCACCAACTTCCCCCTGCGGCCCTTTGTTATTCCTTTTCTCAAG GCAAATCTGCCCCTTCTGCAGAGGGAGCTACTCCACTGTGCACGGGCAGCCAAGCAGACCCCAGCCCAATACCTGTCCCAGCATGAGCATCTCCTGCTAAGCACCACCATGGCCTCCTCTCCAGActcctctgagctgctgatgGAGCCTCCTGATGCTGTAACCAAGAGACACAGCCCCAGCAG AGGTAAAGAGAATGGTTTCCACGAACGTCCACCCGTAGCCATGGAGCCCGCCGCAAAACGAATTTGCACCATCAGCCCTGCTCCCCGACACAGCCCTGCCCATCCGCTGCCCCTCAACACCCAGCTCCACCCGACCCCGCCACCCCTGCAGCACTACGCCCTGGATGACATCGCAGCACCACACATCCTACACCGCGAGCACAGCCAACGCATGTTGGAGATCCGTGAGCTCAAAGACAGGCCCAGGCTCCCTG gCACTAACGGAGGCTACCGCGAGGAGCCAGTGGaccacagactgacagaccgaGAGTGGGCTGATGAATGGAGGCATCTGGACCAT GTGTTGAACTGCATTGTGGACATGGTGGAAAAGACACGGAGGTCAGTGAGCGTGCTCAGACGATGCCAGGAGTCAGATCGCGAGGAGCTCAACTACTGGAGACGGCGTTCGAGCGAGCAGGAGGACGCACGCAAAGGAGGCTCGGGCTCCGCTCCCTTCTCCAAGACACACAGCCCACACTCTGCAGAGCCGGGTGG TGGGG ACTCCCAGCGCGACTTTGCTCCACGGCCAGGCTCAGCATACGTTACAGATGAGATCTGGAGGAAAGCTG AAGAGGCAGTGAATGAGGTGAAGCGCCAGGCCATGGATGAGGTCCAGAAAGCAGTAGCAGAGGCTGAACAGAAGGCCTTTGAGATGATTGCTGCAGAGAGGGCTAAGATGGAAAAGACTCTGACTGAGGCAAAGAGGAAGGCTCAAGAGGATGCCATCATGGTCATCAATGAACAGGAGGATTCCAGTGAG tgttgctGGAATTGTGGCCGCAAAGCTAGTGAGACGTGTAGCGGCTGCAATGCCGCTCGCTACTGCGGCTCCTTCTGccagcataaagactgggagagGCATCACCTCATCTGCAGCCCAGGACTTCAGGCTCAACCCAAACCAGTTTCTGCCATCACTGCGAGCAGGGTAGCCGCTGTAGCTacagcggcggcggcagcagccgGGGTTTCGCCTGTTGGTCTTGCCGGAGTCAAGGTCCCCGACAGTGTGCCCTCAGTCTCCAGTCCTGGTGGAGAGAAGGCTTCAGTCGCTTCTCGCTCCTCCACTCCTTCCACCCCCGCCTTGGCCCCCGAGACCAACGGACACTAG
- the cbfa2t2 gene encoding protein CBFA2T2 isoform X1 gives MPGSPVDAKTHSRSAPSSSSASSTMPPLPSVNPSGPRPASFSTTALTNGNHHSPPTLNAVPSPPQRYSNGPSSSSSSSLANQQLPATCGARQLSKLKRFLTTLQQFGNDISPEIGDSVRSLVLALVNSTVTIEEFHSRLQEATNFPLRPFVIPFLKANLPLLQRELLHCARAAKQTPAQYLSQHEHLLLSTTMASSPDSSELLMEPPDAVTKRHSPSRGKENGFHERPPVAMEPAAKRICTISPAPRHSPAHPLPLNTQLHPTPPPLQHYALDDIAAPHILHREHSQRMLEIRELKDRPRLPGTNGGYREEPVDHRLTDREWADEWRHLDHVLNCIVDMVEKTRRSVSVLRRCQESDREELNYWRRRSSEQEDARKGGSGSAPFSKTHSPHSAEPDSQRDFAPRPGSAYVTDEIWRKAEEAVNEVKRQAMDEVQKAVAEAEQKAFEMIAAERAKMEKTLTEAKRKAQEDAIMVINEQEDSSECCWNCGRKASETCSGCNAARYCGSFCQHKDWERHHLICSPGLQAQPKPVSAITASRVAAVATAAAAAAGVSPVGLAGVKVPDSVPSVSSPGGEKASVASRSSTPSTPALAPETNGH, from the exons ATGCCCGGTTCTCCTGTGGATGCTAAGACTCATTCCAGATCAgcccccagcagcagcagcgccagcTCCACTATGCCACCCCTGCCTTCTGTCAACCCCAGCGGCCCTCGCCCGGCCTCCTTTTCCACCACAGCAT TGACCAATGGGAATCATCATTCCCCACCAACCCTTAATGCCGTGCCATCTCCACCGCAGCGTTACAGCAACGgaccatcctcttcctcttcctcatcgcTGGCTAACCAGCAGCTGCCGGCCACCTGTGGGGCTCGCCAGCTGAGCAAGCTGAAGCGTTTCCTGACCACGCTGCAGCAGTTTGGCAACGACATCTCTCCTGAGATTGGAGACAGCGTCCGAAGCCTAGTTTTGGCCCTCGTG AATTCGACAGTTACCATTGAGGAGTTCCATTCACGGCTTCAGGAGGCCACCAACTTCCCCCTGCGGCCCTTTGTTATTCCTTTTCTCAAG GCAAATCTGCCCCTTCTGCAGAGGGAGCTACTCCACTGTGCACGGGCAGCCAAGCAGACCCCAGCCCAATACCTGTCCCAGCATGAGCATCTCCTGCTAAGCACCACCATGGCCTCCTCTCCAGActcctctgagctgctgatgGAGCCTCCTGATGCTGTAACCAAGAGACACAGCCCCAGCAG AGGTAAAGAGAATGGTTTCCACGAACGTCCACCCGTAGCCATGGAGCCCGCCGCAAAACGAATTTGCACCATCAGCCCTGCTCCCCGACACAGCCCTGCCCATCCGCTGCCCCTCAACACCCAGCTCCACCCGACCCCGCCACCCCTGCAGCACTACGCCCTGGATGACATCGCAGCACCACACATCCTACACCGCGAGCACAGCCAACGCATGTTGGAGATCCGTGAGCTCAAAGACAGGCCCAGGCTCCCTG gCACTAACGGAGGCTACCGCGAGGAGCCAGTGGaccacagactgacagaccgaGAGTGGGCTGATGAATGGAGGCATCTGGACCAT GTGTTGAACTGCATTGTGGACATGGTGGAAAAGACACGGAGGTCAGTGAGCGTGCTCAGACGATGCCAGGAGTCAGATCGCGAGGAGCTCAACTACTGGAGACGGCGTTCGAGCGAGCAGGAGGACGCACGCAAAGGAGGCTCGGGCTCCGCTCCCTTCTCCAAGACACACAGCCCACACTCTGCAGAGCCGG ACTCCCAGCGCGACTTTGCTCCACGGCCAGGCTCAGCATACGTTACAGATGAGATCTGGAGGAAAGCTG AAGAGGCAGTGAATGAGGTGAAGCGCCAGGCCATGGATGAGGTCCAGAAAGCAGTAGCAGAGGCTGAACAGAAGGCCTTTGAGATGATTGCTGCAGAGAGGGCTAAGATGGAAAAGACTCTGACTGAGGCAAAGAGGAAGGCTCAAGAGGATGCCATCATGGTCATCAATGAACAGGAGGATTCCAGTGAG tgttgctGGAATTGTGGCCGCAAAGCTAGTGAGACGTGTAGCGGCTGCAATGCCGCTCGCTACTGCGGCTCCTTCTGccagcataaagactgggagagGCATCACCTCATCTGCAGCCCAGGACTTCAGGCTCAACCCAAACCAGTTTCTGCCATCACTGCGAGCAGGGTAGCCGCTGTAGCTacagcggcggcggcagcagccgGGGTTTCGCCTGTTGGTCTTGCCGGAGTCAAGGTCCCCGACAGTGTGCCCTCAGTCTCCAGTCCTGGTGGAGAGAAGGCTTCAGTCGCTTCTCGCTCCTCCACTCCTTCCACCCCCGCCTTGGCCCCCGAGACCAACGGACACTAG